A stretch of the Flavobacterium aquiphilum genome encodes the following:
- a CDS encoding DUF2238 domain-containing protein encodes MKYIYSLLVVFSATLLWSITNPKEGFTCFLEIIPAIIGLLILAFTFRKFRFTNFTYTLILIHCIILFIGGHYTYAEVPFFDYIKEISHQSRNNYDKIGHFAQGFVPAMIIRELFIRKKVIANQSFFNFIIVSICLAISAAYEWIEWFVSIATGDGGDAFLGTQGYVWDTQSDMLFATIGAITALSLFSKAQDKQLIKIL; translated from the coding sequence ATGAAATACATCTACTCATTACTTGTGGTATTCAGCGCAACTTTACTTTGGTCAATAACAAATCCAAAAGAAGGTTTTACCTGTTTTCTTGAAATTATTCCGGCAATAATTGGCCTATTAATCTTGGCTTTTACATTCAGAAAATTCAGATTCACCAATTTCACCTATACTTTGATTTTAATCCATTGCATTATTCTCTTTATTGGCGGGCATTACACATACGCCGAAGTTCCTTTTTTTGATTACATCAAAGAAATTTCCCACCAAAGCCGAAATAATTATGACAAGATTGGACATTTTGCACAAGGTTTTGTTCCCGCTATGATTATCCGAGAATTATTTATTCGGAAAAAAGTAATCGCAAACCAAAGCTTTTTCAACTTTATAATTGTTTCAATTTGCCTCGCAATTAGCGCAGCCTACGAATGGATCGAATGGTTTGTTTCTATAGCTACCGGAGATGGTGGAGATGCTTTTTTAGGAACACAAGGATATGTTTGGGACACACAGTCAGATATGTTATTTGCGACTATTGGCGCTATCACTGCCTTATCTTTATTCTCAAAAGCTCAGGATAAACAGCTCATAAAAATTTTATAA
- a CDS encoding ankyrin repeat domain-containing protein: protein MKKSIVYLGVALVAFANVSFASNVNSFSEIKNKIEFSETITPLSVAIRKGDMETVKKFVEYGADVNENSNGLSPLMIAARYNKVEIIKFLLSKGARLNEKDENGFTALKYAELSNATEAIELLKQNLK, encoded by the coding sequence ATGAAAAAATCAATTGTTTATTTAGGAGTAGCTTTAGTAGCTTTTGCAAATGTTTCTTTTGCTTCAAATGTGAATTCATTTTCTGAAATCAAAAATAAAATTGAATTTAGTGAAACAATAACACCTTTGAGTGTTGCTATTAGAAAAGGGGATATGGAGACCGTTAAAAAATTTGTTGAATACGGCGCAGATGTCAACGAAAATTCAAATGGTTTAAGCCCACTAATGATTGCGGCTCGTTATAACAAAGTTGAAATAATTAAATTTTTACTTTCAAAAGGAGCCCGTCTTAATGAAAAAGACGAAAATGGATTTACAGCCTTAAAATATGCTGAATTATCCAATGCAACTGAAGCTATTGAACTTTTAAAACAGAATTTAAAATAA